From Mycobacterium lacus, one genomic window encodes:
- a CDS encoding DUF4334 domain-containing protein — MSTARQRFTELKERGGDIPDAELDDFWATLPPATIDDMLGEWKGGEFVTGHRMNGQLEKAGWFGKTFKSAGDVQPLVCLDAEGNKFSNVAMGKGEASLWLEDFRGEVTATMVYDGQPVHDHFKKIDDDAVMGIMNGKGVVDNGRYFYFYLERV; from the coding sequence ATGAGCACGGCACGCCAAAGGTTCACCGAACTCAAGGAACGCGGCGGCGATATTCCCGACGCCGAGCTGGACGATTTCTGGGCGACGCTGCCGCCGGCGACCATCGACGACATGCTGGGGGAGTGGAAGGGCGGCGAGTTCGTCACGGGCCACCGGATGAACGGCCAATTGGAGAAGGCAGGCTGGTTCGGCAAGACCTTCAAGTCGGCGGGCGACGTGCAGCCGCTGGTGTGCCTGGACGCCGAGGGCAACAAGTTCTCCAACGTCGCGATGGGCAAGGGCGAGGCGAGCCTGTGGCTGGAAGACTTCCGCGGCGAGGTGACCGCGACGATGGTCTATGACGGTCAGCCCGTGCACGACCATTTCAAGAAGATCGACGACGACGCCGTGATGGGCATCATGAACGGCAAGGGCGTCGTCGACAACGGCCGGTACTTCTACTTCTACCTCGAGCGGGTCTAG
- a CDS encoding DUF6541 family protein — protein sequence MSLWFGTLIALILLIAPGAIVARIAQLSWPIAIAVGPPLTYGVVALAIIPYGALGIPWNGWTALAALAIVCVVATGLQLLLGRFRDAEAEARTVSGWPAVTVAAGVALGALLIGWAAIAGIPHWQSIPSTWDAVWHANTVRFILDTGQASSTHMGELRNVETHAALYYPSVFHGLVAVFCQLTGAAPTTGYTLSSLAAAVWLFPVSAAVLTWRALRTHAGPYWSAPPQAGGARTSASPFGSALPASAEWRTAGASATAAALSASFTAVPYVEFDTAAMPNLVAYGIAAPAMLLIASTLQHRDRIPMAVLALVGVFSVHITGGVVVVLLVGAWWAFEALWHPVRGRLADLLTLAGVAVTAGLILLPQFLSVTQQEDIIAGHSFLTYLSKKRGVFDAVFQHSRHLNDFPVQYALIVLAAFGGFIFLVTKIWWPLAVWLLLIVANVDAGTPLGGPIGALAGTFGEFFYKDPRRIAAATTLLLVPMAGVGLFTAVMLVVALAKRLPHRFRPVPARAGDDRQRGEAGRSGSSPSTWAPITAALLVAATVVSAWHYFPRHRFLFGDKYDSVMVDQKDLDAMAYLAKLPGARDTLIGNGNTDGTAWMYAVAGLHPLWTHYDYPVQMGPGYHRFIFWAYARNGTDDPRVVESVKVLNIRYILTSLPIVRGFVAPDGLVSLEKSKSWAKIYDNGGARIYEWRGK from the coding sequence GTGAGCTTGTGGTTCGGAACGCTGATCGCATTGATTTTGCTGATCGCACCGGGAGCCATCGTCGCGCGGATCGCGCAGCTGAGTTGGCCCATCGCGATCGCGGTGGGCCCGCCACTGACATACGGCGTCGTGGCCTTGGCGATCATCCCCTACGGCGCGCTTGGCATCCCCTGGAACGGTTGGACCGCGCTGGCCGCGCTGGCTATCGTTTGCGTAGTAGCAACGGGTTTGCAGCTGCTGCTCGGCCGCTTTCGCGACGCCGAGGCCGAAGCACGAACGGTCAGCGGCTGGCCGGCAGTCACCGTCGCGGCCGGGGTGGCACTGGGCGCCCTGCTCATCGGCTGGGCGGCCATCGCCGGCATCCCGCACTGGCAATCCATCCCCAGCACCTGGGACGCGGTCTGGCACGCCAACACGGTGCGCTTCATCCTCGACACCGGCCAGGCCTCGTCCACGCATATGGGCGAGCTTCGCAACGTCGAGACACACGCCGCCCTGTACTATCCCTCGGTATTCCACGGCCTGGTCGCGGTGTTCTGCCAACTGACCGGGGCCGCGCCCACCACTGGCTACACGCTGAGCTCGCTGGCGGCGGCGGTCTGGCTGTTCCCGGTCAGCGCGGCCGTTCTCACCTGGCGCGCGCTGCGCACCCACGCGGGGCCATATTGGTCGGCTCCCCCGCAAGCGGGAGGTGCCCGCACCTCAGCCTCGCCGTTCGGCTCGGCATTGCCGGCCTCCGCAGAATGGCGGACCGCCGGGGCGTCGGCCACCGCGGCGGCGCTGTCGGCCTCGTTCACCGCGGTGCCCTACGTCGAGTTCGACACCGCCGCGATGCCCAATCTGGTCGCCTACGGCATCGCGGCGCCGGCGATGCTGCTGATCGCCTCGACGTTGCAACACCGAGACCGCATCCCGATGGCCGTGCTCGCGTTGGTCGGGGTCTTTTCGGTGCACATCACCGGAGGGGTCGTCGTCGTGCTGCTGGTGGGAGCCTGGTGGGCTTTCGAGGCGCTGTGGCATCCCGTGCGAGGCCGGCTCGCCGACCTGTTGACGCTGGCCGGCGTCGCCGTGACGGCCGGGCTGATCCTGCTGCCACAGTTTCTCAGCGTCACCCAACAGGAAGACATCATCGCCGGACACTCCTTCCTCACCTACCTCAGCAAGAAGCGTGGCGTCTTCGACGCCGTGTTTCAGCACTCCCGACACCTCAATGACTTCCCGGTCCAGTACGCGCTGATCGTGCTGGCCGCCTTTGGCGGGTTCATCTTCCTGGTCACAAAGATCTGGTGGCCGCTGGCGGTTTGGCTGCTGCTCATCGTGGCGAACGTCGACGCCGGAACGCCGCTGGGCGGGCCCATCGGGGCGCTGGCCGGGACATTCGGCGAGTTCTTCTACAAAGATCCGCGCCGCATCGCCGCGGCCACGACGCTGCTGCTGGTGCCGATGGCGGGTGTGGGATTGTTCACGGCGGTCATGCTGGTGGTGGCCCTGGCCAAACGACTCCCGCACCGTTTCAGACCGGTGCCCGCACGCGCCGGTGATGATCGCCAGCGCGGCGAAGCCGGGCGTAGCGGGTCATCGCCATCGACCTGGGCCCCGATCACAGCGGCGCTGTTGGTGGCGGCCACCGTGGTGAGTGCATGGCACTACTTTCCACGGCACCGGTTCCTGTTCGGCGACAAATACGACTCGGTGATGGTCGACCAGAAAGACCTGGACGCCATGGCCTACCTGGCGAAACTGCCCGGGGCCCGCGACACCCTGATCGGAAACGGCAATACCGACGGCACCGCATGGATGTATGCGGTTGCCGGGCTGCACCCACTCTGGACGCACTACGACTACCCGGTACAGATGGGTCCGGGCTACCACCGCTTCATCTTCTGGGCCTATGCCCGCAACGGCACCGACGACCCGCGTGTTGTCGAGTCCGTGAAGGTCCTCAACATCCGCTACATCCTGACCAGCCTGCCGATCGTGCGGGGGTTCGTGGCCCCCGACGGACTAGTCTCGCTGGAGAAATCGAAGTCGTGGGCGAAGATCTACGACAATGGCGGGGCCCGGATCTACGAATGGCGCGGGAAATAG
- a CDS encoding bacterial proteasome activator family protein yields MCKRMVIGLSTGNDDDDIEVIGGVDPGLIAVQDEDSDERSLTDLVEQPAKVMRIGTMIKQLLEEVRAAPLDEASRNRLREIHATSIRELEDGLAPELREELDRLTLPFNEDAAPSDAELRIAQAQLVGWLEGLFHGIQTALFAQQMAARAQLEQMRHGALPPGLGKASQAHGHGTGQYL; encoded by the coding sequence GTGTGTAAGAGGATGGTGATTGGTTTGAGTACCGGCAACGACGATGACGACATCGAGGTCATCGGCGGCGTCGATCCCGGGCTGATAGCGGTACAGGACGAAGACTCCGATGAACGCTCCCTGACCGACCTGGTCGAGCAGCCCGCGAAGGTGATGCGAATCGGCACGATGATCAAGCAGCTGCTCGAGGAGGTGCGCGCCGCACCGCTCGACGAGGCCAGCCGCAACCGGCTGCGCGAGATCCACGCGACCAGCATCCGGGAGCTGGAGGACGGCCTGGCACCGGAACTTCGTGAGGAATTGGATCGGCTCACCCTGCCGTTCAACGAGGATGCCGCGCCGTCGGACGCCGAGCTGCGCATCGCCCAGGCCCAGCTGGTCGGCTGGCTCGAGGGGCTGTTCCATGGCATCCAGACCGCTCTGTTCGCGCAGCAGATGGCGGCCCGCGCGCAGCTGGAGCAGATGCGCCACGGCGCGCTACCGCCGGGACTGGGTAAAGCGAGCCAAGCCCATGGTCACGGCACCGGACAGTACCTGTAA
- the lipE gene encoding lipase LipE — translation MTPDGKIRVPADLDAVTAIGEEDHAEIDSAAVERIWRAARHWYAAGMHPAIQLCIRHRGRVVLNRAIGHGWGNAPTDDPDAERIPVTTDTPFCVYSAAKAITATVIHMLVERGYFALDDRVCDYIPTYTSHGKHRTTIRHVMTHSAGVPFPTGPRPDVTRADDHEYAQRKLGELRPIYPPGLVHIYHALTWGPLVREIVYAATGKDIREILANEILDPLGFRWTNYGVAKHDVPLVAPSHATGRPLPPVIAAIFRKAIGGTVHEVIPYTNEPFFLTTVVPSSNTVSTANELSRFMEILRRGGELDGVRIMRPETLRDAVQECRRLRPDFATGLMPLRWGTGFMLGSTRYGPFGRNAPAAFGHLGLVNIAVWADPARGLAAGLISSGKPGRDPDAGRHGALMNTITAAIPPG, via the coding sequence ATGACCCCCGACGGCAAGATCCGCGTGCCGGCCGACCTAGACGCCGTCACCGCGATCGGCGAAGAAGACCATGCCGAGATCGACAGCGCGGCCGTCGAGCGGATCTGGCGGGCGGCACGGCACTGGTATGCGGCCGGCATGCATCCCGCGATCCAGTTGTGCATCCGGCACCGCGGGCGGGTGGTGCTCAACCGCGCGATCGGCCACGGCTGGGGCAACGCCCCGACCGATGATCCCGACGCGGAAAGGATCCCGGTCACGACGGACACACCGTTCTGTGTGTACTCCGCGGCCAAGGCCATCACCGCGACCGTGATCCACATGCTCGTCGAACGGGGATACTTCGCGCTCGACGATCGTGTCTGCGACTACATCCCCACCTACACCAGCCACGGCAAGCACCGCACCACGATCCGGCACGTGATGACCCACAGCGCGGGCGTCCCGTTCCCGACCGGGCCCAGGCCCGACGTCACCCGCGCGGACGACCACGAGTACGCCCAACGAAAGCTCGGCGAATTGAGGCCGATCTACCCCCCGGGATTGGTGCACATCTACCACGCGCTGACCTGGGGACCGTTGGTGCGCGAGATCGTCTATGCAGCCACCGGCAAGGACATTCGCGAGATCCTCGCCAACGAGATCCTCGACCCGCTCGGCTTCCGATGGACCAACTACGGCGTCGCCAAACACGACGTCCCGCTGGTCGCGCCCAGCCACGCCACCGGTCGCCCATTGCCACCGGTGATCGCCGCGATCTTTCGTAAGGCCATCGGTGGAACCGTGCACGAGGTCATTCCCTACACGAACGAGCCGTTTTTCCTCACCACCGTCGTCCCGTCGTCCAACACCGTCTCCACCGCAAACGAGCTGTCGCGGTTCATGGAAATCCTGCGCCGCGGAGGCGAACTCGATGGCGTTCGGATCATGCGACCGGAAACGCTGCGCGACGCGGTGCAGGAATGCCGACGTCTGCGGCCGGACTTCGCCACCGGGCTGATGCCGCTTCGCTGGGGGACCGGATTCATGCTGGGATCGACGCGGTACGGACCGTTCGGCCGCAACGCACCGGCCGCGTTCGGTCATCTCGGCCTGGTCAACATCGCCGTGTGGGCCGACCCCGCGCGCGGGCTGGCCGCCGGATTGATCAGCAGCGGCAAGCCCGGCCGGGATCCCGACGCCGGCCGCCACGGCGCCTTGATGAACACCATCACGGCCGCTATCCCGCCCGGTTGA
- a CDS encoding NAD(P)H-quinone oxidoreductase gives MRAIVAESAEQLVWQEVPDVTAGPGEVLIKVAAAGVNRADVLQAAGRYPPPPGASEIIGMEVAGVVSAVGADVTKWFVGQQVCALLAGGGYAECVAVPAGQLMPIPTGVELTDAAGLPEVACTVWSNLVLTAHLSAGQLVLLHGGASGIGSHAIQVARALGARVAVTAGSPEKLQLCRDLGAQIAIDYRNEDFVARVKEATGGAGADVILDIMGAVYLDRNIDALATDGQLVIIGMQGGVKAELNLGKLLGKRARVIGTTLRARPVSGANGKGAIVEAVTASVWPMFADGRVRPIIGARMPVQQAADAHRLLVSGKVAGKIVLTVAS, from the coding sequence ATGCGCGCCATCGTCGCCGAATCCGCCGAACAACTCGTATGGCAAGAAGTGCCCGACGTAACCGCCGGGCCGGGCGAGGTGCTCATCAAGGTCGCCGCCGCCGGCGTCAACCGCGCCGACGTGCTGCAGGCCGCCGGTAGGTATCCGCCCCCACCGGGAGCCAGCGAGATCATCGGCATGGAGGTGGCCGGCGTCGTCTCTGCGGTTGGCGCCGATGTCACCAAATGGTTTGTCGGACAGCAGGTTTGCGCTTTGCTGGCCGGCGGCGGATACGCCGAATGCGTCGCCGTTCCCGCCGGCCAGCTGATGCCGATTCCGACGGGTGTCGAGCTCACCGACGCGGCCGGACTACCCGAGGTGGCCTGCACGGTGTGGTCCAACCTGGTGCTGACGGCTCACCTGAGCGCCGGCCAGCTGGTCCTGCTTCATGGCGGGGCGAGCGGCATCGGCAGCCACGCGATCCAGGTCGCGCGGGCGTTGGGCGCCCGGGTGGCGGTCACCGCCGGGTCCCCGGAGAAGCTGCAACTGTGTCGCGATCTGGGTGCCCAGATCGCGATCGACTATCGCAACGAGGATTTCGTCGCACGCGTCAAGGAAGCAACCGGCGGCGCGGGCGCCGACGTGATCCTCGACATCATGGGTGCGGTCTATCTGGACCGCAATATCGACGCGCTGGCCACCGATGGGCAGCTGGTCATCATCGGCATGCAGGGCGGGGTGAAGGCTGAGCTCAACCTCGGCAAGCTACTGGGCAAACGGGCGCGGGTGATCGGCACCACGCTGCGGGCGCGGCCGGTGAGCGGCGCGAACGGCAAGGGCGCCATCGTCGAGGCGGTGACGGCCTCGGTCTGGCCGATGTTTGCCGACGGGCGGGTCCGCCCGATCATCGGCGCGCGGATGCCCGTGCAACAAGCGGCCGACGCGCACCGGCTGCTGGTGTCGGGGAAGGTGGCCGGCAAGATCGTGCTGACTGTCGCGTCCTAG
- a CDS encoding cysteine desulfurase-like protein, with protein sequence MAYDVARVRGLHPSLGDGWVHFDAPAGMLIPDSVATTVSTAFRRSGSSTVGAHPSARRSAAVLDAARAAVADLVNADPGGVVLGADRAVLLSSLAEASSSRAGLGYEVIVSRLDDEANIAPWLRAAHRYGAKVKWAEVDIETGELPTWQWESLIGKSTRLVAVTSASGTLGAVTDLRATTKLVHDVGGLVVVDHSAAAPYRLLDIKETDADVVTVNAAGWGGPPIGAMVFRDPALINTFGSVSTNPYAAGPARLEVGAHQFGLLAGVVASVEYLAALDESARGNRRERLSLSMQSAGSYLNRIFDYLMMSLRSLPLVMLIGRPEARIPVVSFALHGIPADRVVQRLADNGILAISNATSRALDVLGVNDVGGAVTIGLAHYTTMAEVDQLVRALASLG encoded by the coding sequence ATGGCCTATGACGTCGCCCGAGTGCGCGGACTGCATCCGTCGCTGGGTGACGGGTGGGTGCACTTCGATGCGCCAGCCGGGATGCTGATCCCCGATTCCGTCGCGACCACCGTGTCGACGGCCTTCCGCAGGTCCGGCTCGAGCACAGTGGGTGCTCACCCATCCGCGCGGCGCAGCGCGGCGGTGCTGGACGCGGCGCGCGCGGCGGTGGCCGATCTGGTCAACGCCGACCCGGGTGGCGTCGTGCTGGGCGCCGATCGCGCGGTGCTGCTGTCGTCGCTGGCCGAAGCGTCGTCGTCCCGCGCCGGCCTGGGGTACGAGGTGATCGTCAGCCGCCTAGACGACGAGGCGAACATCGCCCCGTGGCTGCGGGCCGCGCACCGCTACGGCGCCAAGGTGAAGTGGGCCGAGGTCGACATCGAGACCGGCGAGCTGCCGACGTGGCAGTGGGAGAGCCTGATCGGCAAGTCGACCCGGCTGGTCGCCGTCACCTCGGCGTCGGGCACGCTGGGCGCGGTCACCGATCTGCGGGCGACGACCAAGCTGGTCCACGACGTGGGCGGCCTGGTGGTGGTCGATCACTCCGCCGCCGCGCCGTACCGTTTGCTGGATATCAAGGAAACCGACGCCGACGTGGTGACGGTGAACGCGGCAGGGTGGGGTGGCCCGCCGATCGGGGCGATGGTATTTCGCGATCCGGCGCTGATCAATACCTTCGGCTCGGTGTCGACGAACCCGTACGCCGCGGGCCCGGCGCGCCTCGAGGTCGGCGCGCATCAGTTCGGCCTGCTGGCCGGCGTCGTCGCCAGCGTCGAGTACCTCGCGGCACTCGACGAGTCCGCCCGCGGGAATCGACGCGAACGGTTGTCGCTGTCGATGCAGTCCGCCGGTTCCTACCTAAACCGGATCTTCGACTACCTGATGATGTCGCTGCGGTCGCTGCCCTTGGTGATGCTGATCGGCCGTCCGGAGGCGCGGATACCGGTGGTCAGCTTCGCTTTGCATGGGATACCGGCCGATCGGGTGGTGCAACGGTTGGCGGACAACGGGATTCTGGCGATCTCCAACGCCACTTCGCGCGCGCTCGACGTGCTGGGCGTCAATGACGTCGGCGGCGCGGTCACCATCGGGCTGGCGCACTACACGACGATGGCCGAAGTCGACCAGCTGGTGCGCGCGCTGGCGTCGCTGGGTTGA
- a CDS encoding crotonase/enoyl-CoA hydratase family protein, with amino-acid sequence MGETYESVTVEIKDQVAQVTLIGPGKGNAMGPAFWSEMPEVFAALDADRDVRAIVITGSGKNFTYGLDVPAMGGMFAPLMADGALARPRTDFHAEVLRMQKATNAVADCRTPTIASIHGWCIGGGVDLISAVDIRYASADAKFSVREVKLAIVADMGSLARLPLILNDGHLRELALTGKDIDAARAEKIGLVNDVYEDADATLAAAHATAAEIAANPPLAVYGVKDVLDQQRISAVSENLRYVAAWNAAFLPSKDLTEGISATFAKRPPQFTGE; translated from the coding sequence ATGGGCGAAACATACGAATCCGTCACCGTTGAGATCAAAGACCAGGTCGCACAGGTGACGCTGATCGGACCGGGCAAGGGCAACGCGATGGGGCCCGCCTTCTGGTCGGAGATGCCAGAGGTGTTCGCAGCGCTGGACGCCGACCGCGACGTGCGGGCCATCGTCATCACCGGATCGGGCAAGAACTTCACTTATGGCCTCGACGTGCCCGCGATGGGCGGCATGTTCGCCCCGTTGATGGCCGACGGCGCGCTGGCCCGCCCCCGCACGGACTTCCACGCCGAGGTGCTGCGTATGCAGAAGGCGACCAACGCCGTCGCCGACTGCCGCACCCCCACCATCGCGTCGATACACGGCTGGTGCATCGGCGGCGGCGTCGACCTGATCTCCGCGGTCGACATCCGCTACGCCAGCGCCGACGCCAAGTTCTCGGTGCGGGAGGTCAAACTCGCGATCGTCGCCGACATGGGCAGCCTCGCCCGCCTGCCGCTGATCCTGAACGACGGGCACCTGCGGGAACTCGCGCTGACGGGTAAGGACATCGACGCGGCCCGGGCCGAAAAGATCGGACTGGTCAACGACGTCTACGAGGACGCCGACGCCACGTTGGCCGCCGCCCATGCGACCGCCGCGGAGATCGCCGCCAATCCGCCGCTGGCGGTCTATGGCGTCAAGGACGTCCTGGACCAGCAGCGCATTTCCGCCGTCTCGGAGAACCTGCGGTACGTTGCCGCATGGAACGCGGCCTTCCTGCCGTCCAAGGACCTGACCGAGGGGATCTCGGCGACGTTCGCCAAGCGCCCGCCGCAGTTCACCGGCGAATAA
- a CDS encoding pyridoxal phosphate-dependent aminotransferase, with protein MTARLRPALAGLPVYVPGKTVPGAIKLASNETVFGPLPSVRAAIQQATDVINRYPDNGCVALKSALAKHLSSEGSADFAPEHVAVGCGSVSLCQQLVQITAAVGDEVIFGWRSFELYPPQVHVSGATPVQVPLTDHTYDLDAMLAAVNERTRLIFVCNPNNPTSTVVDPGALTRFVQAVPPHILIAIDEAYVEYVRDGMLPDSLGLARTHSNVVVLRTFSKAYGLAGLRVGYAVGHPEVITALDKVYVPFTVSNIAQAAAVASLDAADELLARTDAVVAERVRVGAELRAAGFTLPRSQANFVWLPLGSRTRDFVEQAANARIVVRPHGTDGVRVTIGAPEENDALLRFARGWIAR; from the coding sequence GTGACCGCCCGCCTGCGTCCCGCGCTGGCCGGCCTACCAGTTTATGTACCTGGCAAGACGGTTCCGGGCGCCATCAAACTGGCCAGCAACGAGACGGTGTTCGGCCCGCTGCCCAGCGTCCGCGCCGCCATCCAACAGGCCACCGACGTCATCAACCGCTACCCCGACAACGGCTGCGTGGCGCTCAAGTCGGCGCTGGCCAAGCACCTCAGCTCGGAGGGTTCTGCCGATTTCGCGCCCGAGCACGTCGCCGTCGGCTGCGGTTCGGTCAGCCTGTGCCAGCAGCTCGTGCAGATCACCGCCGCGGTGGGCGACGAGGTCATCTTCGGATGGCGCAGCTTTGAGCTCTATCCGCCCCAGGTCCACGTCTCCGGAGCCACCCCCGTCCAGGTGCCGTTGACCGACCACACCTACGACCTCGATGCCATGCTCGCCGCGGTCAACGAACGCACCCGGCTGATCTTCGTCTGCAACCCGAACAATCCGACGTCCACCGTCGTCGACCCGGGCGCGCTGACGCGGTTCGTCCAGGCGGTTCCGCCGCACATCCTGATCGCGATCGACGAGGCCTACGTCGAGTACGTTCGCGACGGCATGCTGCCCGACAGCCTTGGGCTGGCCCGCACTCACAGCAACGTCGTTGTGCTGCGGACCTTTTCGAAGGCGTACGGGCTGGCGGGCTTGCGCGTCGGCTACGCGGTCGGTCATCCCGAGGTGATCACCGCGCTGGACAAGGTCTACGTGCCGTTCACGGTGTCCAACATCGCGCAGGCCGCCGCTGTCGCCTCGCTGGACGCCGCCGACGAGCTGCTGGCCCGCACCGACGCCGTGGTCGCCGAGCGTGTCCGGGTGGGCGCCGAGTTGCGCGCCGCGGGGTTCACGCTGCCGCGCTCGCAGGCCAACTTCGTCTGGCTGCCGCTGGGATCCCGCACCCGGGACTTCGTGGAACAGGCCGCCAACGCGCGCATCGTGGTGCGCCCGCACGGCACCGACGGTGTCCGCGTCACCATCGGCGCGCCGGAGGAAAACGACGCCTTGTTGCGGTTCGCCCGTGGCTGGATTGCGCGATGA
- a CDS encoding TIGR03086 family metal-binding protein, whose translation MPPESRPGPDSPPVDELASAEASLGVLQQVLRTIAADDKFTQTPCSEYNVKELTEHLLHSIMVLGGMVGAEFAISEDTDSVEGLVIGAARPALDAWHRHGLEGAVPLGPGSMTAQVAVSVFSIEFLVHAWDYAVAVGCDVEFPDSLCDYVLGLARKLIKPDERSVAGFDDPIAVPDDASALHRLVAFTGRNPARPNAGR comes from the coding sequence ATGCCCCCAGAGTCGCGACCCGGTCCAGATTCCCCGCCCGTCGACGAGCTGGCCAGCGCCGAAGCCTCACTCGGGGTGCTCCAACAGGTCCTGCGCACCATCGCCGCCGACGACAAGTTCACGCAGACGCCGTGCTCGGAGTACAACGTCAAGGAGCTCACCGAGCATCTGCTCCATTCGATCATGGTCCTTGGCGGCATGGTCGGTGCCGAATTCGCCATCAGCGAGGACACCGACTCAGTAGAAGGCCTGGTGATCGGCGCGGCCCGGCCAGCCCTCGACGCCTGGCACCGGCACGGTTTGGAGGGCGCGGTGCCGCTGGGTCCCGGCTCGATGACTGCCCAGGTCGCGGTCTCCGTGTTTTCGATTGAATTCCTGGTGCACGCCTGGGATTACGCTGTCGCGGTCGGATGCGACGTCGAATTCCCGGATTCGCTGTGCGACTACGTGCTGGGGCTGGCCCGCAAGCTCATCAAGCCGGACGAACGCAGCGTGGCCGGTTTCGATGACCCGATCGCCGTGCCCGACGATGCCAGCGCCCTGCACCGGCTGGTGGCGTTCACCGGCCGCAACCCGGCGAGGCCGAACGCGGGCCGCTAG